The genomic DNA aaattgaggggataaaacagagcttgcagtttaccatagacggtgtttttcctgtcgaaaccaagcaactgcttttgtctactactgaactgaacaaaagaagacagttggagctgtgtatccaaaaggctgctcaaaaaagcgtcttaaaactagactcaagactaaatgagacaaatctattcctccgaacattgagtaaactattgaATCCATCTGTGGctggttcaaaatctaatagtgttaaagaaacagttttgttttttagaaacctgccattgtttaatgtattaacagaggctcaatgtttggaaggatatcagcacatttttagacaattaatatagagaatataaaaagtgaatccacgccggatatattgctattattgatgacaacaaaaattaaatatgaagagtttggttgtgcagctctaaaatctattcggtgtcccgtcaatagtgtctgatgctgaaaggtattttagtaaatgcaatataattgttaccgatcgtcgcacgaatctcaaaaaataatctgtagaaatatgctccatgttaagttctaatcaattttaattggtattatatttttatattcatattttttgtctttgtatttttatgttcatgtttttttcattgtaattttaatttaaaaacattttttaatttttctattattttttaatggttgtgttgtctttacaCGTGTTGTTGTTCATATGAATATGgacagaaaaatatataaatagggAAAAAAGCTTTGCTtgttttgataatataatatatgtaaatgtaaatgaaGATGATTGATTAACttataataatgaattataTTCTCGTTTCAGGAAAATCCTCCCTGATCATACAATTCGTGGAGGGTCAATTTGTCGACTCGTACGATCCCACAATAGAAAGCAGTAAGGCTCGCTATGCATTTTtccttcgatatatacatatgtgtacattattgtcgttttttcacaaaaattaatttctagCGTTCACCAAACCTATTAGGCTGAATTCCACAGACTACGAAGTCAAATTGGTGGACACGGCCGGTCAAGACGAGTACAGTATATTCCCAGCACAGTACAGTATGGACTTCCACGGCTACGTACTGGTTTATTCCATTACATCTAGCAAAAGTTTTCAAATTGTACAAATTATATACGATAAACTGTTGGACATAGTCGGTAAAGTACAGTGAGTCTCTCGTTGTGTTTACAATTTCATCTTATCTTTTGGTTAGAGTGATTGTTTCATGTTTCGTCATTTTTCAGCGTGCCGATAGTTCTTGTTGGAAACAAAACCGACTTGCATACGGAACGTAAAATCAGTACCGAGGAAGGTAAAAGGTTAGCGGAAAAATGGAAGGCGGCCTTTGTAGAAACTAGTGCTAAACAAAATGAGGTATCGATTTTGTATTTCAACTACTCTTTCGATTGATTCGTGCGTTACTGTTTTTGCTTTAATCGTAGACACCATAAAATCATTCCGTTTGTGATAAAAGTCTGCTAATTGAGTTCTTTCAAAGTGGAGACCTGTTTAAATCGctcttttgtattgaaaatggtgGTTTCAACT from Arctopsyche grandis isolate Sample6627 chromosome 1, ASM5162203v2, whole genome shotgun sequence includes the following:
- the Rheb gene encoding ras homolog enriched in brain, which gives rise to MPAKQRKIAMMGYRSVGKSSLIIQFVEGQFVDSYDPTIESTFTKPIRLNSTDYEVKLVDTAGQDEYSIFPAQYSMDFHGYVLVYSITSSKSFQIVQIIYDKLLDIVGKVHVPIVLVGNKTDLHTERKISTEEGKRLAEKWKAAFVETSAKQNESVSDVFDEMLSEIERADGNLQEKTACVVC